GACCAGGTGCTACAGATATTTGACATAAAACCCGACTTTGATCTGAATATTATGAAAAAGAACCAGGACCTTTACGATATTACTTCAAGGGTACTGCTGGAAATGAAAAAAGTACTGCAGCATTTTAAGCCTGATCTGGTTTTGGTGCACGGCGATACAACTACCACTTTGGCAACCACACTAGCTGCTTTCTATCAAAAAATTGCCGTCGGTCATGTGGAAGCGGGGCTGCGTACTTATAATCTGTTCTCTCCCTGGCCAGAAGAAGTTAACAGGCAGATAAGCGATCGCATATGCACTTATCACTTTGCTCCGACCGAACAAAATCTGAACAACCTGGCTAAAGAAAATATCCCCCTGAACAATATTCTGGTCACAGGGAATACGGTAATAGATGCCTTGCAGCTTATTACAAAAAAAATAAAAAATAATTCCAAGCTGGAAAAGGAACTGGAAAATACTATCAAGGATTATGGATATAATATTACAAAGCTCAGGGCTCAGGGCTCGGAGCTCGGTGCTCTGAAAAAATCAACTCAACGGCTCAACGATTCAACAACAAAACAACTAATACTAGTTACCGGCCATCGCCGCGAAAATTTCGGTGAAGGTTTTATAAATATCTGTGAAGCTTTAAAAACGATAGCGCTGAAGCATCCGGATATAGATATCGTTTATCCCGTGCACTTGAATCCCAATGTACGCAAACCTGTTTTCGAAATTTTAAAAAATATTAAAAATATTTATCTCATCGAACCGTTGGATTATCTGCCTTTTGTGTACCTTATGAACAAAGCCTGCCTGATCATAACAGACAGCGGAGGCATACAGGAAGAGGCTCCGGGCCTGGGCAAACCTGTACTGGTTATGCGCGATACCACCGAACGCCCGGAAGGAATTGCTGCCGGAACAGTCAGACTCGTGGGTACAAATAAAAATATGATTATTAAAGAAACGGGAAAACTCCTGTCCGACAGCAATGCTTATGAAAAAATGGCTAAAGCTCATAATCCTTATGGAGATGGAAAAGCCAGCCAAAGGATTACAAAATATATTTTAAAAAATATCTGAATTCCTGATACGATAGCATTATCGACCCCGCCCACTCATAATTAACTTGCGCTACTGCTGAAATTTATATAAAATAACTCCATGATAAATAAATATATAGAAAAAGCAAAAGTGCTTCTGGAGGC
The nucleotide sequence above comes from Candidatus Margulisiibacteriota bacterium. Encoded proteins:
- the wecB gene encoding UDP-N-acetylglucosamine 2-epimerase (non-hydrolyzing), whose product is MKKVLVVFGTRPEAIKMAPVVLELKKHPKKIITKVCVTAQHRQMLDQVLQIFDIKPDFDLNIMKKNQDLYDITSRVLLEMKKVLQHFKPDLVLVHGDTTTTLATTLAAFYQKIAVGHVEAGLRTYNLFSPWPEEVNRQISDRICTYHFAPTEQNLNNLAKENIPLNNILVTGNTVIDALQLITKKIKNNSKLEKELENTIKDYGYNITKLRAQGSELGALKKSTQRLNDSTTKQLILVTGHRRENFGEGFINICEALKTIALKHPDIDIVYPVHLNPNVRKPVFEILKNIKNIYLIEPLDYLPFVYLMNKACLIITDSGGIQEEAPGLGKPVLVMRDTTERPEGIAAGTVRLVGTNKNMIIKETGKLLSDSNAYEKMAKAHNPYGDGKASQRITKYILKNI